In Papaver somniferum cultivar HN1 unplaced genomic scaffold, ASM357369v1 unplaced-scaffold_117, whole genome shotgun sequence, the DNA window TTGGATGTATAACTTTGTAATTCTTGGTTTCTGTACAAgtgatttaccaaaaaaaaaaattggtttctgTACAAGTACCATTTCAAACTACAATGCTGATCAGTTTGTTATAACTTATGAGATCCACAAGAAGATAGATGGTATGATACTTTTTAGACTGGGTTACTCGTGTTCCCTTTTTCGGGAGATTCATAGTGTTGTAATGTCTCATTAGTTTAGGTTCCATGTTTTATATGAAGCTATGTGTTACTAATTTTGATGGGCATTTCAGGCACACACAAGTAACTAGAGGGAAGCTGTCCAGACAGTCCAGGTGCACACAAGTGAATCGATGGAAGTTGATGAGAGCGTAGGAATGCTTTCTGAAGCTGTGACACCTACAAAAGATATCTACCcatatcaggcgccaacacaagcaGGTGAACTTACAGGGGTAATTGAAGATGTAGCTGAGGCCATAGTTTCTGGTGCAGCAAAACAAATCAAGTTTCCAGGTGCTGGCCAACTATATGAAAAAGGTAACCGCTGCAAAGAAGTTGTTCTGGATGGGAAATATGAAGACGTTGGAGGGTTCGGGGTCCTGAAAACACAAGCGTCCTTGTATAAAGAGATCTGGTTGAAATATGGGCACATTGCTTCCAACCAAGTTCTTACATATTTTTACAAATCCCAAGTAGTAGTTGTCTCTGAAATAATGGCTTCCATTGTGGAGATGAATCGCTACCGTCTCGAGGAGGTTTCTCCAGAAACGATCGAGTCTTGGGAGAACGCAGTAAAAGTGGCAGAGAAACTTGAATTCAACATTGGCTGGCTTTGTGAGCGCTTGGAGGATATTAAGAAGAATTTTGCTGAGGGGAAGAAGCTCCAGGAGACATTGATGGAACAAGTTCAGGCACGAGTTATTGAGGCTGAGCAGCAGTTGGTCTTTGCAAAAGAGCAAGTTTCTGCCTTGGAAACTAAGATTTCTCAAATAATGGAAACTCAAAGACAGCGCGTTCTACAGGTATTGTAAGAAAAACACAGCTTAGTTTTTAgcctcaacaagtagtcttgttGTACCTTTAGTTGACGAAGTTTCCTTTTGAGCCT includes these proteins:
- the LOC113329502 gene encoding MATH domain and coiled-coil domain-containing protein At3g44790-like, which produces MEVDESVGMLSEAVTPTKDIYPYQAPTQAGELTGVIEDVAEAIVSGAAKQIKFPGAGQLYEKGNRCKEVVLDGKYEDVGGFGVLKTQASLYKEIWLKYGHIASNQVLTYFYKSQVVVVSEIMASIVEMNRYRLEEVSPETIESWENAVKVAEKLEFNIGWLCERLEDIKKNFAEGKKLQETLMEQVQARVIEAEQQLVFAKEQVSALETKISQIMETQRQRVLQVL